In a single window of the Pseudobacteriovorax antillogorgiicola genome:
- a CDS encoding helix-turn-helix domain-containing protein, with protein MAIHTVTIPQKYMPKCGKGDMEETFAVNGYFIKSRIEQLELKIWWIAEQIRVDRATISRWISGRVKWGKKSNLESLARVLQVPVTQITIHNPQLARASDADVLKAANLIYKKNMKKLVSIDHNYDLLEYCIKSSLSDKLPLNLLARLYFDLSNACFWQYKLQESIEYIDVSIDIFQKIRDDVSYWEAKRWRATIDTACGSLLEAIASLQLCSQKVHDPISRHRALHNIIEAHWLRGDYLRSHAMAVDRLEDPSYSIDKISVIKSYIAVGKPLIFINRDKEATDYLGKARQCSEDIGYQRGVHYIDILLTVNDAISSPSKVQIERFKKSFSAIKAIVDDPYWYYFGAIIHKRNRMFEEGLQLIDQGMARADGWNTELGLLAQVKTEIFLELDKNRAAVRSMQVAMKHFEKAEAYPRIEEMKLAFSELKVGYE; from the coding sequence ATGGCGATTCACACGGTGACGATCCCTCAGAAATATATGCCTAAATGTGGGAAGGGCGATATGGAAGAAACATTTGCAGTGAATGGCTATTTCATCAAGTCCCGTATTGAGCAGCTAGAGCTTAAGATTTGGTGGATCGCCGAACAGATTCGGGTTGATCGAGCCACAATTAGTCGTTGGATCAGCGGACGGGTTAAGTGGGGCAAAAAGTCAAACCTAGAGTCTCTAGCAAGAGTGCTGCAAGTACCCGTCACCCAGATTACGATTCACAACCCTCAATTGGCACGGGCATCGGATGCTGATGTTTTGAAAGCAGCTAACTTGATCTATAAAAAGAACATGAAGAAGCTTGTTTCGATAGATCATAACTACGATCTTCTAGAGTACTGCATCAAATCGAGCCTTTCAGATAAACTGCCACTCAACTTATTAGCAAGGCTATACTTTGATCTATCCAATGCTTGCTTTTGGCAGTACAAATTGCAGGAAAGCATCGAGTACATCGATGTCAGCATCGATATTTTTCAAAAGATCCGGGATGATGTGAGTTATTGGGAAGCTAAGCGCTGGAGGGCTACTATAGATACAGCCTGTGGCAGTCTTCTAGAAGCAATTGCGAGCCTCCAGCTATGTTCTCAGAAGGTTCACGATCCTATTAGTCGTCATAGAGCGTTGCATAATATCATAGAGGCCCATTGGCTCCGGGGAGACTATCTTAGGTCTCATGCTATGGCGGTGGATCGGCTTGAGGATCCTTCTTATTCAATTGATAAGATTTCTGTTATCAAATCATATATCGCTGTGGGCAAGCCTCTCATTTTTATCAATCGTGATAAGGAGGCAACCGACTATCTAGGAAAGGCAAGACAATGCTCAGAGGATATTGGTTACCAAAGAGGTGTCCATTACATCGATATATTGCTAACTGTAAACGATGCAATATCATCACCCTCGAAGGTTCAGATCGAGCGCTTTAAAAAATCTTTTTCGGCTATCAAGGCGATCGTTGATGATCCCTACTGGTACTACTTTGGAGCGATCATTCACAAGAGAAATAGGATGTTTGAAGAAGGTTTGCAATTGATCGATCAGGGAATGGCGCGAGCTGATGGTTGGAATACCGAACTGGGTCTGCTTGCTCAGGTGAAAACTGAAATATTTTTGGAACTTGACAAAAACAGGGCCGCCGTACGCTCCATGCAAGTAGCGATGAAACATTTTGAAAAGGCTGAGGCTTACCCAAGAATAGAGGAAATGAAACTAGCTTTCTCTGAATTGAAGGTAGGTTATGAATAA
- a CDS encoding class I SAM-dependent DNA methyltransferase, translating into MMTLEDQTLNLYDRNAESYKTRTDHINLEDHYDRVIRFLGGRKGKVLDLGCGPGRDSKFFIDSGFSVTSVDGSRAMIDLVSKVNENSRLLKFENLDYCCEFDLVWSSASLLHIEKEKIRSVLELIRDSLSLGGVFYLSLKEGKKNFIDDQGRYFSTYEMDELEAILESVDGFKIAKIWRQESLVTHTEEQQVWLGAVVVRG; encoded by the coding sequence ATGATGACGTTGGAAGACCAAACACTCAATTTGTATGATAGAAATGCGGAATCATATAAGACCCGGACTGATCATATCAATCTCGAAGATCATTACGATAGAGTGATTCGATTTCTTGGTGGCAGAAAAGGCAAGGTACTTGATTTGGGCTGTGGCCCAGGGCGAGATAGCAAATTCTTTATAGACAGCGGATTCTCTGTTACGTCCGTCGATGGTTCTAGGGCAATGATTGATTTAGTGTCTAAGGTTAATGAGAATAGTAGGCTTCTAAAGTTTGAAAACCTAGATTATTGTTGCGAATTCGATCTCGTTTGGTCATCAGCATCACTGCTACACATTGAAAAGGAGAAGATTAGGTCAGTATTGGAGCTGATCAGAGACTCGCTGAGTTTGGGTGGCGTTTTTTACCTTTCGCTGAAGGAAGGCAAGAAAAACTTCATTGATGATCAAGGGCGGTACTTTTCCACCTATGAAATGGATGAGCTTGAGGCGATTCTTGAGTCCGTCGATGGCTTTAAAATTGCCAAGATTTGGCGGCAGGAGTCACTAGTAACTCACACTGAAGAGCAACAGGTTTGGTTAGGTGCTGTGGTCGTTCGAGGATGA
- a CDS encoding PilZ domain-containing protein, which produces MSRYFSKQRKERRYRVQRFGLQAKASPLASIDQLSVEIFDLSFSGLGILAAQPLKVTEFRIVSLDAPHMIAVPCRVAWCFEVPETGQFRAGLKVADPDEDSLKDLLNRLLESVQED; this is translated from the coding sequence GTGAGTCGTTATTTCTCCAAGCAGAGGAAAGAGAGACGCTATCGAGTTCAGAGGTTTGGCTTGCAAGCTAAGGCTTCGCCATTGGCAAGCATCGATCAGCTAAGTGTCGAAATTTTTGACCTCTCCTTCAGTGGGCTAGGTATTTTGGCTGCTCAGCCTCTTAAGGTGACCGAGTTTCGTATAGTCAGCCTCGATGCTCCTCACATGATTGCTGTCCCATGTCGGGTTGCCTGGTGCTTTGAAGTTCCTGAAACCGGGCAGTTTCGTGCTGGCCTAAAAGTCGCAGATCCTGATGAAGATAGCCTTAAGGACCTTCTCAATCGATTATTGGAAAGTGTTCAGGAAGACTAA
- the metH gene encoding methionine synthase has protein sequence MLPMSDKGLELQKLLQQKILYLDGAMGTMIQRFKLEERDFRGGRFKDHDVDLKGNNDLLSIVRPDIIKKIHTEFLKAGSNIIETNTFSATSIAQADYKLEEAVYDINVCSAKVAREAIDDFQKQHPDQPCFVAGALGPTNRTASISPDVNNPAYRAVSFDQLTDSFYEQAKALYEGGVDIFLPETSIDTLNIKAAIAALDRLFEEIGLRMPVMLSVTIPDQSGRTLSGQTVEAFWYSVRHAKPLTVGINCALGAREMRPYVEALSTVADTFVHCYPNAGLPNPLSETGYDETPEMTAEQVSDFVESGFVNLLGGCCGTTPDHINAIVKASETAAPRALPDLEKGMRLSGLEPLFVSADSDRPFLMVGERTNVTGSPRFAKLIKNDDFDAALAVARHQVENGANIIDVNFDEGLLDSEACMTRFLNLIASEPDIARVPIMIDSSKWDVIEAGLKCVQGKCIVNSISLKEGEEVFKDHARKIMSYGASAVVMAFDEKGQAATKEDKVRICQRAYKILTEDVGMDPHDIIFDPNVLTVATGMEEHNNYGVDFIEAVREIKKVCPGAYTSGGISNVSFSFRGNNVVREAMHAAFLYHGIKAGLDMGIVNSGMLEVYDEIDKTLLEYVEDVLLNRRDDATERLIDYAEQFKGVKSEERAKSNMEWRDDPVEARLSHALVKGIVDFIDEDTAEVLEKLGRPLSVIEGPLMDGMKVVGDLFGEGKMFLPQVVKSARVMKRAVAYLQPYMEKEKEQSQAKSSQGRFLIATVKGDVHDIGKNIVSVVLACNNYEVTDLGVMVSCEEILKKAKEIDADIIGLSGLITPSLDEMTHNAKEMERQGFHVPLLIGGATTSKAHTAIKIAPSYDGIVKHVADASLVVDVCNKLMSQKSRINFREVLKKEQEDIRNRFFANAEGAEYLPWSEAQSNKLTFDWQGIDISEPETLETRVLDDIPLDQIVPYIDWSPFFWTWELRGLYPKVLDHKKWGPQARELFADAQKIMDDIIKNKRFRAQAMTKFFPANSIGDDVVLYSDASKSEVIDRFHFLRQQRKRSDNEPMRSLADFIAPQDSGRLDYIGAFVVTAGSEVEEYAAHFEAKHDDYTAIMIKAIGDRFAEALAEMLHKDIRRLWGFPDSQNTTIDDLIKESYRGIRPAPGYPACPDHLEKKTIWRLLQVEDKIGVKLTESCAMTPASSVSGWYFGHPEAAYFRVGQIQKDQVEDYAKRIGMSIGEVERWLAPNLAY, from the coding sequence ATGTTGCCCATGTCTGATAAAGGACTAGAATTACAGAAGCTGCTTCAGCAGAAAATCTTATATCTCGACGGGGCTATGGGAACGATGATTCAGCGCTTTAAGCTTGAAGAGCGAGACTTTCGTGGTGGGCGCTTTAAGGATCACGACGTCGATCTCAAAGGCAATAACGACCTGCTATCGATTGTGCGGCCTGACATTATCAAAAAAATACATACCGAGTTTCTCAAGGCTGGCTCGAATATCATTGAAACGAATACCTTCAGCGCCACCTCAATAGCCCAAGCTGACTACAAGCTCGAAGAGGCCGTTTACGACATAAACGTATGTTCTGCGAAGGTCGCTCGGGAAGCTATTGATGATTTTCAAAAGCAGCATCCCGATCAACCCTGCTTCGTAGCAGGCGCACTTGGGCCAACCAACCGAACTGCTTCGATCTCCCCAGATGTCAATAATCCGGCGTATCGGGCTGTGTCCTTTGACCAGTTAACCGATTCATTTTACGAGCAGGCGAAGGCCCTCTACGAAGGTGGCGTTGACATCTTCCTCCCCGAAACATCTATTGATACTCTCAATATCAAGGCTGCTATTGCTGCCCTGGATCGTCTGTTCGAGGAGATTGGCTTGCGGATGCCGGTGATGCTATCGGTAACCATTCCGGATCAATCTGGGCGCACACTCAGTGGCCAAACAGTTGAGGCGTTCTGGTATTCGGTTCGTCACGCCAAACCCCTCACCGTGGGGATAAACTGTGCCTTGGGTGCGCGGGAGATGAGGCCCTACGTAGAGGCGCTATCCACTGTAGCTGACACGTTCGTTCACTGCTACCCTAACGCAGGTTTGCCCAATCCATTAAGTGAAACTGGCTACGATGAAACACCAGAGATGACCGCCGAGCAGGTGTCAGATTTCGTCGAGTCTGGGTTTGTTAATCTCTTGGGCGGATGCTGTGGCACGACCCCAGATCATATCAACGCAATTGTAAAAGCAAGTGAAACAGCTGCCCCAAGGGCACTTCCCGACTTAGAAAAGGGTATGCGTCTCAGCGGATTGGAGCCTTTGTTTGTTTCTGCTGATAGCGATCGTCCATTTCTGATGGTTGGAGAGCGAACCAATGTTACCGGTTCACCTCGATTTGCTAAGCTAATAAAAAATGACGATTTTGATGCGGCTCTGGCGGTGGCACGGCATCAAGTTGAAAATGGCGCCAATATTATCGATGTTAACTTTGATGAAGGCTTGCTTGATAGTGAAGCCTGCATGACAAGGTTCCTAAATCTCATCGCCAGCGAGCCAGACATTGCCCGGGTGCCCATCATGATTGATAGTTCCAAGTGGGACGTTATCGAGGCGGGTCTAAAGTGTGTGCAAGGAAAGTGCATCGTCAACTCTATCTCTCTTAAAGAAGGGGAAGAGGTATTCAAGGATCATGCGCGGAAAATCATGAGCTACGGTGCCTCTGCGGTGGTGATGGCTTTCGACGAGAAAGGCCAGGCAGCAACAAAAGAAGATAAAGTTAGAATCTGCCAGCGAGCCTACAAAATTCTCACTGAAGATGTTGGGATGGACCCACACGACATTATCTTCGATCCGAATGTTCTGACCGTCGCAACAGGAATGGAAGAGCATAATAACTACGGGGTCGACTTTATCGAAGCAGTCAGGGAGATCAAGAAAGTCTGCCCAGGGGCTTACACTAGTGGTGGCATTAGCAACGTATCTTTCTCATTCAGGGGAAATAATGTTGTTCGGGAGGCGATGCATGCCGCGTTTCTATACCACGGCATCAAAGCTGGCTTGGATATGGGAATTGTAAACTCGGGAATGCTAGAAGTTTATGATGAAATCGATAAAACCTTGCTCGAATATGTGGAAGACGTGCTTCTCAACCGAAGGGATGATGCTACGGAAAGGCTCATCGATTATGCGGAGCAGTTTAAGGGAGTTAAGTCTGAGGAGCGTGCCAAAAGCAACATGGAATGGCGGGATGATCCTGTCGAAGCTCGCTTGTCCCATGCTCTGGTAAAAGGCATCGTAGACTTTATTGATGAGGACACAGCTGAAGTTCTAGAAAAGCTAGGGCGGCCCTTGTCAGTGATCGAAGGTCCGTTGATGGATGGCATGAAGGTGGTTGGCGATCTTTTTGGCGAAGGCAAGATGTTTTTGCCCCAAGTTGTGAAGAGCGCCCGAGTTATGAAGCGTGCGGTGGCATACCTACAGCCCTACATGGAAAAAGAAAAGGAACAATCCCAGGCAAAGAGCAGTCAGGGCCGCTTTCTTATTGCAACTGTAAAAGGGGACGTTCATGACATCGGCAAGAATATCGTCTCGGTGGTTCTTGCATGTAATAACTACGAGGTGACAGACTTAGGGGTGATGGTTTCCTGTGAAGAAATTTTGAAAAAAGCCAAAGAGATCGATGCAGATATCATCGGTCTTTCAGGGCTTATTACACCATCGCTAGACGAAATGACCCATAATGCAAAGGAGATGGAGCGCCAGGGCTTCCATGTGCCCTTGCTCATTGGTGGAGCGACCACGAGTAAAGCTCACACTGCCATTAAGATCGCTCCTTCTTATGATGGGATCGTCAAACACGTTGCGGATGCTTCTTTGGTTGTTGATGTTTGTAATAAGCTCATGAGTCAAAAATCACGGATAAATTTTCGAGAAGTCTTGAAAAAAGAGCAGGAAGATATCCGCAATCGTTTCTTTGCTAATGCTGAGGGCGCTGAATATTTGCCTTGGTCTGAAGCTCAGAGCAATAAACTCACTTTCGATTGGCAAGGTATCGACATCAGTGAGCCAGAGACACTCGAAACAAGAGTTCTTGATGATATTCCTCTCGATCAGATCGTGCCTTATATTGATTGGTCACCTTTTTTCTGGACCTGGGAGCTGCGTGGCCTCTATCCGAAAGTACTGGATCATAAAAAGTGGGGTCCTCAGGCACGAGAGCTTTTTGCTGATGCCCAAAAAATCATGGATGACATTATAAAGAACAAGCGCTTTCGCGCTCAAGCCATGACCAAGTTCTTCCCGGCAAACTCCATTGGCGATGATGTAGTTTTATATAGTGATGCCTCAAAGTCCGAGGTTATCGACCGCTTTCATTTCCTAAGGCAGCAGCGAAAGCGTTCCGACAATGAGCCGATGCGCAGCCTTGCAGATTTTATCGCACCTCAAGACTCGGGGCGCCTTGATTATATCGGTGCTTTTGTGGTGACAGCTGGCTCTGAAGTTGAGGAATACGCTGCCCATTTTGAGGCCAAACATGATGACTACACCGCAATAATGATCAAGGCAATCGGCGATCGTTTTGCGGAAGCTCTCGCAGAAATGCTGCACAAGGATATTCGCCGACTCTGGGGTTTTCCAGACTCTCAAAATACAACTATTGATGATTTGATTAAGGAGAGCTATCGAGGTATCAGGCCAGCTCCTGGATATCCGGCGTGTCCTGACCACCTGGAAAAGAAGACGATCTGGAGACTGCTTCAGGTCGAAGATAAGATTGGTGTGAAGCTGACGGAAAGCTGTGCAATGACTCCGGCAAGTTCAGTCTCAGGTTGGTACTTTGGGCATCCCGAGGCTGCTTACTTCCGCGTTGGTCAGATTCAAAAGGATCAAGTTGAAGACTATGCGAAGCGAATTGGAATGAGCATCGGTGAAGTCGAGCGATGGTTGGCACCAAATCTGGCCTATTAG
- a CDS encoding ATP-binding protein, which translates to MIEWTITDAVNTSPILIFILDDTGTIVRIAGSLAQQLNIDSSSALGSSAFKISNFPCRRSHFKRAMKGSSFSINTTISNRSYETEFTPAKDASGVISGVVGMTLDVTKSLEVEQFLDEERHKIFASQRLNSLATVTNGIAHEINNPLAIISGYAEQLKQLCKKEPMPIRRIDFVTSKIISASNRCSRIIDSLKDFSRDGSQDEFELSPVGQLIDDTIELCGQKFKSAGVKLKVGMIEDQLEIKCRRVQMIQVLFNLLNNALDACKLLDRPMVSIEVAELQNSVAISITDNGPGIPESIKNKIFEPFFTTKEVGSGVGVGLSIAKGVVEEHQGSLELESQTGNTVFIITLPKAGEEQSSTESAS; encoded by the coding sequence ATGATTGAATGGACCATCACAGACGCAGTCAATACCAGTCCCATCTTGATTTTCATTCTTGATGACACCGGTACCATTGTCCGCATTGCAGGATCTCTAGCCCAACAGCTAAACATTGATTCAAGCAGTGCTCTTGGATCCTCTGCGTTTAAAATTTCAAACTTTCCTTGCCGCCGTTCTCACTTCAAGAGAGCTATGAAAGGCAGTAGTTTTAGCATTAATACAACTATTTCCAATCGCTCCTATGAAACTGAGTTTACCCCTGCAAAAGATGCTAGCGGCGTCATTAGCGGTGTTGTCGGTATGACTTTAGATGTTACGAAGAGTCTTGAAGTAGAGCAATTCCTAGATGAGGAACGACATAAAATTTTCGCCTCCCAACGGCTAAATTCCCTCGCCACAGTAACGAATGGAATCGCTCATGAAATCAATAACCCACTAGCCATCATCAGTGGCTATGCAGAGCAATTAAAGCAGCTTTGTAAAAAAGAACCTATGCCGATTCGAAGAATTGACTTTGTAACCAGCAAAATCATCAGCGCCAGCAATCGCTGTAGCCGCATTATCGATAGTCTCAAAGATTTCTCCCGCGACGGATCTCAGGACGAATTTGAGCTTTCACCTGTGGGCCAACTAATCGATGACACCATTGAACTTTGTGGTCAGAAGTTTAAAAGTGCTGGGGTGAAGCTGAAAGTGGGAATGATCGAGGATCAACTTGAAATCAAGTGCCGTAGGGTGCAAATGATCCAAGTACTCTTTAATCTGCTCAACAACGCTCTAGATGCTTGCAAGCTACTAGATCGGCCTATGGTATCTATAGAAGTTGCCGAACTTCAAAATTCAGTTGCGATCTCGATCACTGATAATGGCCCCGGAATACCCGAATCCATTAAGAACAAGATTTTCGAACCATTTTTTACCACGAAAGAAGTGGGCTCGGGAGTCGGCGTCGGTTTGAGCATTGCCAAAGGCGTGGTGGAAGAGCACCAAGGAAGCCTTGAGCTAGAGTCGCAAACAGGAAATACCGTGTTTATTATTACTCTACCCAAGGCAGGCGAAGAACAAAGCTCTACAGAATCCGCCTCCTAA
- a CDS encoding DUF4360 domain-containing protein: MNLSRLATLVAPAAIMVSSAAFATAPSGEVTIKDISYNGSGCPLGTVAENLAEDKKAFTLTFSDYIAEAGPGLTFSDGRKNCQITLNLKIPQGWQFSVGTFDYRGFVILDEDVQAEHSTSYYFQGSGFTGRFRERMRGFMDEYYQFRENVGLESLVWSSCNAERALNINTAISVRNLNKRDNPDALGVIGTDSVDGSIKQIWGIRWRRC, encoded by the coding sequence ATGAACCTATCACGTCTTGCAACTCTTGTAGCTCCAGCAGCAATCATGGTTTCTTCAGCAGCTTTCGCAACTGCACCTTCTGGTGAAGTTACAATCAAAGACATCTCGTACAACGGTAGCGGTTGTCCTCTTGGAACTGTTGCAGAAAACCTAGCGGAAGACAAGAAAGCGTTCACCTTGACTTTCTCTGACTATATCGCTGAAGCTGGTCCTGGCCTCACATTTAGCGATGGTCGTAAAAACTGTCAAATCACTTTAAATCTAAAGATTCCTCAAGGCTGGCAATTCTCCGTCGGTACCTTTGACTACCGTGGATTCGTCATCCTTGATGAGGACGTACAAGCTGAGCACTCTACATCATACTACTTCCAAGGCAGTGGCTTCACAGGCCGTTTCCGTGAGCGCATGAGAGGATTCATGGATGAGTACTATCAGTTCCGCGAAAATGTTGGTCTTGAGTCTCTAGTTTGGTCTAGCTGTAATGCTGAGCGAGCTCTTAACATCAACACTGCTATTAGCGTACGTAACCTAAATAAGCGTGACAACCCTGATGCGCTAGGTGTTATCGGCACTGACTCTGTCGATGGCTCTATCAAGCAAATTTGGGGAATCCGCTGGCGTCGTTGCTAG
- a CDS encoding DUF4389 domain-containing protein — translation MDTEDIKENIQKPYVWTRLVHMVILFVAFRITELILYAIIILQFFMTMITGKRLENLDKLSSDLSHYMKNIMLYLSFNHDERPFPFSEWDQTKG, via the coding sequence ATGGACACAGAAGACATCAAAGAAAACATCCAAAAGCCTTATGTCTGGACCAGGCTGGTTCATATGGTCATTCTATTTGTGGCTTTCCGAATCACCGAGCTGATTCTCTATGCGATCATCATCCTTCAGTTTTTCATGACAATGATCACGGGCAAGCGACTTGAAAACCTTGACAAGCTAAGCTCAGATTTGAGCCACTACATGAAAAACATCATGCTTTACCTATCCTTCAATCACGATGAACGGCCATTTCCATTTTCAGAATGGGACCAAACCAAGGGCTAA
- a CDS encoding MOSC domain-containing protein — protein sequence MAQVKEIHIYPTKSCQGLALDQSQAGDWGLEGDRLMMLVKPDGTFLTQRAYPKMGEVGLYVEGGDLVLSRAGESRRFPKMIHRQLGVKVWGDEVQADDLGDDIAHQLSQWLGIALRVVAWNPAARRWADRNFVDRDVPYGFADGFPYLISNQQSLVDLNDRLQAKDHRPISMTRFRPNIVIEGWEAYQEDRVSQIKIGNAVFELVKPCTRCRITTIDPDTMKPGPEPLKTLMEYRYHEELRGVTFGQNAVLHHGSGTTIRVGDEVTILGTA from the coding sequence GTGGCCCAAGTAAAAGAGATTCATATCTATCCGACAAAATCATGCCAAGGCTTGGCTTTGGATCAAAGTCAGGCTGGGGATTGGGGTCTAGAGGGCGATCGGCTCATGATGCTAGTTAAGCCTGATGGTACCTTCCTCACCCAACGAGCCTATCCCAAGATGGGCGAGGTAGGGCTATATGTCGAAGGTGGCGATCTTGTTTTAAGCCGCGCTGGGGAGTCACGCCGGTTTCCTAAAATGATCCATCGCCAATTGGGAGTGAAAGTTTGGGGGGATGAAGTCCAAGCCGATGACCTCGGTGACGACATTGCTCATCAATTGTCTCAATGGCTAGGTATTGCCCTGCGAGTTGTGGCTTGGAATCCCGCTGCTAGGCGTTGGGCGGACCGCAACTTCGTGGATCGGGATGTCCCTTATGGATTTGCTGATGGCTTTCCATATCTGATTTCCAATCAGCAGTCACTCGTAGATCTCAACGACCGATTGCAGGCCAAAGACCATAGGCCCATTTCTATGACGAGGTTTAGGCCCAACATAGTCATCGAAGGGTGGGAGGCTTATCAGGAAGATCGTGTCTCGCAAATCAAAATAGGGAATGCTGTCTTTGAGCTGGTGAAGCCTTGTACCCGCTGCCGGATCACGACTATCGATCCAGACACCATGAAGCCAGGCCCTGAGCCCCTAAAAACTCTCATGGAGTATCGGTATCATGAGGAACTGAGAGGTGTAACCTTCGGCCAAAATGCGGTTCTACATCATGGTTCAGGTACTACGATTCGGGTTGGTGATGAAGTCACGATACTGGGAACTGCTTAG
- the tatB gene encoding twin-arginine translocase TatA/TatE family subunit, producing the protein MFGIGPMELIVVAVLAIVVVGPKRLPEAMRKMGKMFVQLRRQTHEIRQGFNDVVRDAERELELERIRELKEQVDKLRDTSSIKSKINEHINLSDEDLKIDPDTSKKEKKRDEREYHDSHYQDGEYAHHSDGFVDTDALLAKAKEIEDQVLNRKKDEAGDHEPKPADQTSSESAAATEKPKSDASPAELPQDIGKEEPQKPDSKEKP; encoded by the coding sequence ATGTTTGGTATAGGCCCTATGGAGCTGATTGTTGTGGCGGTTCTGGCCATTGTTGTTGTCGGTCCCAAACGCCTTCCCGAAGCGATGAGAAAAATGGGCAAAATGTTTGTTCAACTCCGTCGCCAAACCCATGAAATTCGTCAGGGCTTCAATGATGTGGTGCGGGATGCCGAACGCGAACTTGAGCTAGAACGGATTCGTGAACTGAAAGAGCAGGTCGATAAACTGCGAGATACGAGTTCAATCAAATCTAAAATTAACGAACATATCAACCTCTCTGACGAAGACCTTAAAATAGACCCAGATACCTCCAAAAAAGAAAAAAAGAGAGATGAGCGGGAGTATCATGACTCCCACTATCAAGACGGCGAGTACGCCCACCATTCTGATGGTTTTGTAGACACCGATGCCCTCCTCGCTAAGGCTAAGGAAATCGAAGACCAAGTTCTCAATCGCAAGAAAGATGAGGCCGGTGACCATGAGCCGAAGCCTGCCGATCAAACCAGTTCTGAATCAGCAGCAGCCACTGAAAAGCCCAAGTCAGATGCATCTCCCGCTGAGCTGCCTCAGGATATCGGCAAAGAAGAGCCTCAAAAGCCCGACTCAAAGGAAAAGCCCTAG
- a CDS encoding O-methyltransferase, which yields MTDELFAYVSQHSPAPHPILNDIVEETQERSDRMMQISQDQGRFMHLMTKICGAQRAVEVGCFTGYSAVCMASALPDGACLYSLDINEETSRIAQRFFDEAELSDKIELMVAPALQSLETLLKAHGPDSFDLAFIDADKVNYPHYYEACLSLLRPGGVLIADNVLWGGSIVDESNQEDSTIALRAFNEKVFNDDRVSSTMLHIADGLYLVVKN from the coding sequence ATGACGGATGAGCTTTTTGCCTACGTGAGCCAACATTCACCAGCACCTCATCCCATCCTAAATGACATTGTTGAAGAAACTCAAGAACGCTCCGACCGAATGATGCAAATATCCCAAGACCAAGGTCGATTTATGCATCTTATGACCAAGATCTGCGGCGCTCAACGGGCGGTCGAAGTAGGGTGCTTTACAGGCTACAGTGCAGTATGCATGGCTTCGGCACTGCCTGATGGTGCCTGTCTCTACAGCCTCGATATTAACGAAGAAACGTCTCGGATTGCCCAACGCTTTTTTGACGAGGCGGAACTCAGCGATAAGATCGAGCTCATGGTTGCTCCGGCATTGCAATCTTTGGAAACTCTGTTGAAAGCACACGGGCCAGACTCCTTCGACCTCGCCTTTATCGACGCTGATAAAGTGAACTACCCCCACTACTACGAGGCCTGCTTAAGCCTCCTTCGCCCTGGCGGCGTGTTGATTGCTGATAATGTACTTTGGGGTGGTAGTATTGTGGATGAAAGCAATCAAGAAGACTCGACAATAGCGCTCCGCGCCTTTAACGAGAAGGTTTTCAATGACGATCGGGTTAGCTCAACCATGTTGCATATTGCGGACGGGCTCTACCTTGTCGTAAAGAACTAG